A single window of Archangium gephyra DNA harbors:
- a CDS encoding DUF6178 family protein translates to MTNQLSRGVDTRSLLYRILESPEQVSALQQLPAPALTRLIHHVGLEDAGELVALATTQQLARIFDEDLWRSTRPGQEERFDAERFGLWLEVMLEMGADRAAARLAEMDEDFVTFALSGQVLVLDLDALTLDRLRSHEAQEDEALVDKALESSLSHELDRFLLIARRPESWDAVLSVLVALDEAHHELLVRLLERCCHQAAEFIEDNGGLYEVLTTAEQLEADVSQAREERREREGFVAPTDAAAFLGLARAGRVGEDPITRGYARAQHEATRTPPPAVDGVRPAQPASAMPLLHLLQEAEVLTTQPPVALLGDGGGSGTYASARVLREALAWLQGESPEALARCMRDLGYLSNVLLSGCGHAGRPLRALEAAQVAIATCNLGLEVHPEAGTDPSRTGALLLREGLVPAFGQGWRMLHEDVVMRSACAFDAALARQVPAGRGEAARARAELARDIAAGKPWASRKRWVHLAPFLSKAAFAAMRELVDECPAFNGAFLSTREQAEEARRRVGELLAPLSR, encoded by the coding sequence GTGACGAACCAGTTGAGCAGGGGCGTGGACACCCGATCGCTGCTGTACCGCATCCTGGAGAGTCCGGAGCAGGTCTCGGCCCTCCAGCAGCTGCCGGCCCCTGCCCTGACGCGCCTCATCCACCACGTCGGGCTGGAGGACGCGGGAGAGCTCGTGGCACTCGCCACGACGCAACAACTGGCGCGCATCTTCGACGAGGACCTGTGGCGGAGCACTCGCCCGGGCCAGGAGGAGCGCTTCGACGCGGAGCGTTTCGGCCTCTGGCTGGAGGTGATGCTCGAGATGGGAGCGGACCGTGCGGCGGCAAGGCTCGCGGAGATGGACGAGGACTTCGTCACCTTCGCGCTGTCCGGTCAGGTGCTGGTGCTGGACCTGGACGCGCTGACGCTCGACCGCCTGCGCTCACACGAGGCACAGGAGGACGAGGCCCTCGTGGACAAGGCGCTGGAGAGCAGCCTCAGCCATGAGCTGGACCGGTTCCTGCTCATCGCCCGCCGGCCGGAGTCGTGGGACGCGGTGCTCTCGGTGCTCGTGGCGCTCGACGAAGCGCACCATGAGCTCCTCGTGCGTCTGCTCGAGCGCTGTTGCCACCAGGCCGCGGAGTTCATCGAGGACAACGGCGGGCTGTACGAGGTCCTCACCACGGCGGAGCAGCTCGAAGCGGACGTGTCCCAGGCGCGGGAGGAACGGCGCGAGCGCGAGGGCTTCGTCGCCCCCACGGACGCGGCGGCCTTCCTGGGCCTCGCGAGGGCCGGGCGCGTGGGAGAGGACCCCATCACCCGCGGCTACGCCCGGGCTCAGCACGAGGCCACACGGACACCGCCGCCCGCCGTGGATGGCGTACGGCCCGCCCAGCCCGCCTCCGCCATGCCCCTGCTCCACCTCCTCCAGGAGGCGGAGGTGCTGACGACGCAGCCTCCCGTGGCCCTGCTCGGCGACGGCGGTGGTTCCGGGACGTACGCTTCGGCCAGGGTGCTCCGGGAGGCGCTGGCCTGGCTCCAGGGTGAATCGCCCGAGGCCCTCGCGCGGTGCATGAGGGACCTGGGCTACCTGTCGAACGTGCTGCTCTCCGGCTGCGGCCACGCGGGCCGCCCCTTGCGTGCACTGGAGGCGGCGCAGGTGGCCATCGCCACGTGCAATCTCGGGCTGGAAGTACACCCGGAGGCTGGCACGGACCCCTCGCGGACTGGAGCCCTCCTCCTCCGGGAGGGACTCGTCCCCGCGTTCGGCCAGGGATGGCGGATGCTCCACGAGGACGTGGTGATGCGGAGCGCTTGCGCCTTCGATGCCGCGCTCGCCCGCCAGGTGCCCGCGGGACGGGGAGAGGCCGCGAGGGCCCGCGCCGAGCTCGCACGGGATATCGCGGCCGGCAAGCCCTGGGCCTCTCGCAAACGGTGGGTGCACCTCGCCCCGTTCCTCTCGAAGGCGGCGTTCGCCGCGATGCGGGAGCTCGTGGACGAATGCCCCGCCTTCAACGGAGCCTTCCTCTCCACGCGGGAGCAGGCGGAGGAGGCACGGCGGCGGGTGGGAGAGCTGCTCGCGCCGCTCTCCCGGTGA
- a CDS encoding TetR/AcrR family transcriptional regulator — protein sequence MAQYLKDEVHEAILAAALEVFARKGFRSASMAEIASAARVSTGNIYRYFENKNALYEAAVPDSFVTTFQRLLRQRVEAARGVKDLRKLEPGAPYRLISEEALAFSLGNRLRVVVLLSSPEGTPHEHFTEKLVQFLLESAISHFHARPSPPTRFALEELYRNYVTTLGRLLRHFEEEQAIREAVEALSRYHLTGLAALFES from the coding sequence ATGGCGCAGTACCTCAAGGACGAGGTCCACGAGGCCATCCTGGCGGCCGCGCTCGAGGTGTTCGCTCGCAAGGGCTTCCGGAGCGCCAGCATGGCGGAGATCGCCTCGGCCGCCCGGGTGTCCACCGGCAACATCTACCGCTACTTCGAGAACAAGAACGCCCTCTACGAGGCCGCCGTCCCCGACTCGTTCGTCACCACCTTCCAGCGGCTCCTGCGCCAGCGCGTGGAGGCCGCCCGGGGCGTGAAGGACCTACGGAAGCTGGAGCCTGGCGCGCCCTATCGCCTCATCTCCGAGGAGGCCCTCGCCTTCAGCCTCGGCAACCGCCTGCGCGTCGTCGTGCTGCTCTCGAGCCCCGAGGGCACCCCGCATGAGCACTTCACGGAGAAGCTGGTCCAGTTCCTGCTCGAGTCCGCCATCTCCCACTTCCACGCCCGGCCCTCCCCGCCCACGCGCTTCGCGCTCGAGGAGCTCTACCGCAACTACGTCACAACGCTGGGGCGCCTCCTCCGTCACTTCGAGGAGGAGCAGGCCATCCGCGAGGCCGTGGAGGCTCTCTCCCGCTACCACCTGACCGGACTCGCGGCGCTCTTCGAGTCCTGA
- a CDS encoding methylmalonyl-CoA mutase family protein, which translates to MSQTPLHIAQDFPPTSVEEWRRLVDKDLKGKPFTSLQSALEGGLTLQPLYSQADAGTATPPEPPGVAPFLRGTHALGLTEGGWLVCQEYSEPEVATAAEAIRVDLDRGVSGVWLRLGETQGVRVRNAADMERLLAHVPLSKTPVYLESEDPASTAALLLQATERTRSSRETLQGCLGVDPLGVLARTGALRSGLPAAFAEAAPLVTSTRKSSPGLRALLVSTRAYADAGATSVHELAWAIATGVEYLRGLERAGVSPEDAARSLQFSFSVGSQFFPEIAKLRAARLLWSKAVAASGGSPEAQAMALHARTAAATKSRRDPWVNILRSTSESFAAVIGGADSITTSPFDEAIGLPDEGSRRIARNTQLILRDESSLNRVADPAGGSYYIEQLTRDFARAAWTELRRIEALGGMAAALVQGDIARVLAETVAARNKAIRTRRLPIVGVSEFPHLDEQSVSRTPRSSEAASPAASGPEELRMTPLRPVRVAEAFESLRDASDRYLAAHGHRPRAFMANLGTVAEHTARAMWIANVLAAGGIDPLQHHGFTDVAQAASLIAASGAQLVVLSGPDAMYPEWVPALTAALKQQSGRIVAVAGRPGEHEAAFRAAGVDLFIYAGGDLFETLSSLHKQLGVS; encoded by the coding sequence ATGTCGCAAACCCCTCTGCACATCGCCCAGGACTTTCCACCCACCTCGGTCGAGGAGTGGCGTCGCCTCGTGGACAAGGACCTGAAGGGAAAGCCCTTCACGTCGCTCCAGTCCGCGCTCGAAGGGGGCCTCACGCTTCAGCCTCTGTACTCACAGGCGGACGCGGGCACGGCCACTCCGCCCGAGCCCCCGGGCGTTGCTCCCTTCCTGCGTGGGACGCATGCGCTGGGGCTGACGGAAGGCGGCTGGCTCGTCTGCCAGGAGTACAGCGAGCCCGAGGTGGCCACCGCCGCCGAAGCCATCCGGGTCGATCTCGATCGGGGCGTCTCGGGCGTGTGGCTCCGCCTCGGTGAGACCCAGGGCGTCCGGGTGCGGAATGCCGCCGACATGGAGCGCCTCCTGGCCCATGTCCCGCTCTCCAAGACTCCTGTCTACCTCGAGTCCGAGGACCCGGCATCCACGGCGGCCCTCCTGCTTCAGGCCACCGAGCGCACCCGGTCCTCGCGCGAGACCCTCCAGGGTTGCCTCGGGGTGGATCCGCTTGGCGTCCTGGCTCGCACGGGCGCGCTGCGCAGCGGGCTCCCGGCGGCCTTCGCCGAAGCGGCTCCGCTCGTCACGTCCACGCGCAAGAGCTCTCCGGGGCTGCGTGCGCTGCTCGTCTCGACGCGGGCCTACGCGGATGCGGGCGCCACGTCCGTGCACGAGCTGGCCTGGGCGATCGCCACCGGCGTGGAGTACCTGCGGGGGCTCGAGCGCGCCGGGGTTTCGCCCGAGGACGCGGCCCGCTCCCTCCAGTTCTCGTTCTCGGTGGGCAGCCAGTTCTTCCCCGAGATCGCCAAGCTCCGTGCGGCACGGCTCCTGTGGTCCAAGGCCGTCGCGGCCTCGGGCGGCTCTCCCGAGGCGCAGGCCATGGCGCTCCACGCCCGCACCGCGGCCGCCACCAAGTCGCGGCGCGACCCCTGGGTGAACATCCTGCGCTCGACCTCCGAGTCCTTCGCGGCCGTCATCGGCGGGGCGGACAGCATCACCACGTCGCCCTTCGACGAGGCGATCGGGCTGCCCGACGAGGGCTCCCGCCGCATCGCGCGCAACACGCAGCTCATCCTGCGCGATGAGTCGAGCCTGAACCGCGTCGCGGACCCCGCGGGCGGCAGCTACTACATCGAGCAGCTCACCCGGGACTTCGCTCGCGCCGCCTGGACCGAGCTGCGGCGCATCGAGGCGCTCGGCGGCATGGCGGCCGCGCTCGTGCAGGGCGACATCGCCCGGGTGCTCGCGGAGACGGTGGCGGCCCGGAACAAGGCCATCCGCACGCGGCGCCTGCCCATCGTGGGCGTGAGCGAGTTCCCCCACCTCGACGAGCAGTCCGTGAGCAGAACGCCCCGTTCGTCCGAGGCGGCGAGCCCCGCCGCGAGCGGACCCGAGGAGCTGCGGATGACGCCGCTGCGCCCGGTGCGTGTGGCCGAGGCCTTCGAGTCGCTGCGGGATGCGAGTGATCGCTACCTCGCCGCGCACGGGCATCGTCCCCGGGCGTTCATGGCCAATCTCGGCACGGTGGCGGAGCACACGGCCCGGGCGATGTGGATCGCCAATGTGCTGGCCGCGGGAGGCATCGATCCGCTGCAGCACCATGGCTTCACCGATGTGGCGCAGGCCGCTTCGCTCATCGCCGCCTCCGGAGCCCAACTCGTGGTGCTCTCCGGTCCGGATGCGATGTATCCCGAGTGGGTGCCCGCCCTGACCGCTGCCCTCAAGCAGCAGAGCGGACGAATCGTGGCCGTCGCGGGCCGCCCCGGTGAGCACGAGGCGGCGTTCCGGGCGGCGGGGGTCGACCTGTTCATCTACGCGGGTGGCGACCTGTTCGAGACCTTGTCTTCGCTGCACAAGCAGCTCGGAGTGTCCTGA
- the scpA gene encoding methylmalonyl-CoA mutase, translated as MRSNVPNFAEIDFDAPETLSPASTRDSLRQRAQESTQRAEPWLTPEGIPVKPVFSAEDLQGVEHLGTMPGLPPFVRGPYSTMYVQQPWTIRQYAGFSTAEASNAFYRRNLAAGQKGLSIAFDLATHRGYDSDHPRVTGDVGMAGVAIDSIKDMRILFDRIPLDQMSVSMTMNGAVLPILALYVVAAEEQGVRPEQLSGTIQNDILKEFMVRNTYIYPPGPSMRIIGDIFRFTAEKMPRFNSISISGYHMQEAGATQDLELGYTLADGVEYVRAGLAAGLDVDAFAPRLSFFWAIGMNFFMEVAKMRAARMIWARLIKGFNPKSTKSMALRTHCQTSGWSLTAQDVFNNVVRTCIEAMAATQGHTQSLHTNSLDEAIALPTDFSARIARNTQLYLQLESGTTKVIDPWGGSYYVERLTHELAQKAWAHIQEVEALGGMTKAIEKGLPKLRIEEAAARTQARIDSGRQAIIGVNKYPLEREESLEILKVDNTAVREAQIARLRELRAERNPADVKQKLDALTQAAQRNEGNLLALAIDAARAKATVGEISEALEKVFGRYEATVRSVSGVYSSEAGKDAQGIARAREKADGFLARHGRRPRILIAKMGQDGHDRGQKVIATAFADLGFDVDIGPLFQTPEESARQAVENDVHIVGASSLAAGHLTLVPQLKKALGELGREDIMVVVGGVIPAQDYEALREAGAAAIFGPGTVIAKAAIELLDKLDAALGDA; from the coding sequence ATGCGCAGCAACGTGCCGAACTTCGCGGAGATCGACTTCGACGCCCCCGAGACGCTCTCGCCCGCGTCCACGCGCGACTCGCTGCGGCAGCGCGCTCAGGAGAGCACCCAGCGCGCCGAGCCCTGGCTCACCCCCGAGGGCATTCCCGTCAAGCCCGTGTTCTCCGCCGAGGATCTCCAGGGCGTCGAGCACCTCGGGACGATGCCGGGCCTGCCGCCCTTCGTCCGGGGCCCGTACTCGACCATGTACGTGCAGCAGCCGTGGACCATCCGGCAGTACGCCGGCTTCTCCACGGCCGAGGCCTCCAACGCCTTCTACCGCCGCAACCTCGCGGCCGGTCAGAAGGGCCTCTCCATCGCCTTCGATCTCGCCACGCACCGGGGTTACGACAGTGACCATCCGCGCGTCACCGGCGACGTGGGCATGGCGGGCGTGGCCATCGACTCCATCAAGGACATGCGCATCCTGTTCGATCGCATCCCGCTGGATCAGATGAGCGTGTCGATGACGATGAACGGCGCGGTGCTCCCCATCCTCGCGCTCTACGTGGTCGCGGCCGAGGAGCAGGGCGTGCGTCCCGAGCAGCTCAGCGGAACCATCCAGAACGACATCCTCAAGGAGTTCATGGTCCGCAACACGTACATCTACCCGCCCGGGCCCTCGATGCGCATCATCGGGGACATCTTCCGCTTCACGGCCGAGAAGATGCCGCGCTTCAACAGCATCAGCATCAGCGGCTACCACATGCAGGAGGCCGGGGCGACGCAGGACCTGGAGCTCGGGTACACGCTCGCCGACGGTGTCGAGTACGTGCGCGCGGGACTGGCGGCCGGGCTGGACGTGGATGCCTTCGCGCCACGCCTGTCGTTCTTCTGGGCCATCGGCATGAACTTCTTCATGGAGGTGGCGAAGATGCGCGCGGCCCGGATGATCTGGGCCCGGCTCATCAAGGGCTTCAACCCGAAGAGCACCAAGAGCATGGCGCTGCGCACCCACTGCCAGACGTCCGGCTGGAGCCTCACCGCGCAGGACGTGTTCAACAACGTGGTGCGCACGTGCATCGAGGCGATGGCGGCCACCCAGGGCCACACCCAGAGCCTCCACACCAACTCGCTCGATGAGGCCATCGCGCTGCCCACGGACTTCAGCGCGCGCATCGCCCGCAACACGCAGCTCTATCTCCAGCTCGAGAGTGGCACCACGAAGGTGATCGACCCGTGGGGCGGCAGCTACTACGTCGAGCGGCTCACCCATGAGCTGGCCCAGAAGGCGTGGGCGCACATCCAGGAGGTCGAGGCGCTCGGAGGCATGACCAAGGCCATCGAGAAGGGTCTGCCCAAGCTGCGCATCGAGGAGGCCGCCGCGCGGACCCAGGCGCGGATCGACTCGGGCCGTCAGGCCATCATCGGCGTGAACAAGTACCCGCTCGAGCGCGAGGAGTCCCTGGAGATCCTCAAGGTGGACAACACCGCGGTGCGCGAGGCGCAGATCGCCCGGCTGCGCGAGCTGCGCGCCGAGCGCAATCCGGCCGACGTGAAGCAGAAGCTCGACGCGCTCACCCAGGCCGCTCAGCGCAACGAGGGCAACCTGCTCGCCCTGGCCATCGACGCGGCGCGCGCCAAGGCCACCGTGGGAGAGATCAGCGAGGCGCTGGAGAAGGTCTTCGGACGCTACGAGGCCACCGTGCGGAGTGTTTCAGGCGTGTATTCCAGCGAAGCGGGCAAGGACGCGCAGGGCATCGCCAGGGCGCGCGAGAAGGCCGATGGGTTCCTGGCGAGGCACGGACGGCGTCCGCGCATCCTCATCGCGAAGATGGGCCAGGACGGACACGATCGCGGGCAGAAGGTCATCGCCACGGCGTTCGCGGATCTCGGCTTCGACGTGGACATCGGTCCGCTCTTCCAGACGCCCGAGGAGTCCGCCCGCCAGGCCGTCGAGAACGACGTGCACATCGTCGGTGCGAGCTCGCTCGCCGCGGGTCACCTGACGCTCGTTCCCCAGCTCAAGAAGGCGCTCGGGGAGCTGGGCCGCGAGGACATCATGGTGGTGGTGGGCGGCGTGATTCCCGCCCAGGACTACGAGGCCCTGCGAGAGGCCGGTGCCGCGGCGATCTTCGGCCCGGGCACGGTCATCGCGAAGGCGGCCATCGAGCTGCTCGACAAGCTCGACGCCGCGCTGGGGGATGCTTGA
- the meaB gene encoding methylmalonyl Co-A mutase-associated GTPase MeaB, with product MKPLPVEAYVEGVRASERSMLARAITLIESEHPKHEALAQEVLTRLLPYTGGALRVGISGVPGVGKSTFIDALGMHLVGLGKRVAVLAIDPSSTVSGGSILGDKTRMARLSRESLAYIRPSPSSGTLGGVARKTRETLLLCEAAGFDVVLVETVGVGQSETVVADMVDFYLVLMLAGAGDELQGIKRGILEIADMIAINKADGDNAVRAERARAEYRAALHLMRPGAEPEVTTCSALENTNIERVWSSLEKRLEAQRASGELEKRRRVQQVQWMWSMIEDGLRAALHAHPGVAELGPALEHDVREGRATPTLAARRVLGTFLSGPLPSPLGRGTG from the coding sequence TTGAAGCCTCTGCCGGTCGAGGCGTACGTCGAGGGCGTCCGGGCGAGCGAGCGTTCCATGCTCGCCCGCGCCATCACGCTCATCGAGAGCGAGCACCCCAAGCACGAAGCGCTCGCGCAGGAGGTGCTCACGCGGCTGCTGCCCTACACGGGTGGGGCGCTGCGGGTGGGAATCAGCGGCGTGCCGGGCGTGGGGAAGAGCACGTTCATCGACGCGCTCGGCATGCACCTGGTGGGGCTTGGCAAGCGCGTGGCGGTGCTCGCGATCGATCCCTCGAGCACGGTCTCGGGTGGGAGCATCCTGGGCGACAAGACGCGGATGGCGCGGCTGTCGCGCGAGAGCCTCGCGTACATCCGTCCGAGCCCCTCCAGCGGAACCCTGGGTGGAGTGGCGCGGAAGACGCGCGAGACGCTGTTGCTGTGCGAGGCCGCGGGCTTCGACGTGGTGCTGGTGGAGACCGTGGGGGTGGGCCAGTCGGAGACGGTCGTGGCCGACATGGTGGACTTCTACCTGGTGCTCATGCTGGCGGGAGCCGGGGACGAACTGCAGGGCATCAAGCGCGGCATCCTCGAGATCGCGGACATGATCGCGATCAACAAGGCGGACGGCGACAACGCGGTCCGCGCGGAGCGGGCGCGGGCCGAGTATCGCGCGGCGCTGCACCTGATGCGCCCGGGCGCGGAGCCCGAGGTGACGACCTGCAGCGCGCTGGAGAACACCAACATCGAGCGTGTGTGGTCCTCGCTCGAGAAGCGCCTGGAGGCGCAGCGGGCCTCGGGCGAGTTGGAGAAGCGCCGGAGGGTGCAGCAGGTCCAGTGGATGTGGTCGATGATCGAGGACGGACTGCGCGCCGCGCTGCATGCGCATCCCGGCGTGGCCGAGCTCGGGCCCGCGCTGGAGCACGACGTGCGGGAGGGCCGTGCGACCCCGACGCTGGCCGCACGGCGCGTCCTGGGGACCTTCCTCTCCGGCCCTCTCCCCTCTCCCCTCGGGAGAGGGACAGGGTGA
- a CDS encoding biotin/lipoyl-containing protein: MRYFAKLQGQKEAVPVDIEPAGENRFKLTHGGKTFLVDALTLDHGAVSMLVDGTSYSVEFDEQGDEVLVSVRGQVNRIDVADERRLRLRAATAGFSVEGKQLISAPMPGKVVKVLVKQGDEVKEGQGLVVIEAMKMENELKSPKAGKVVELLAKEVTAVEINAKLVVVE; this comes from the coding sequence ATGCGTTACTTCGCGAAGCTGCAGGGACAGAAGGAAGCGGTGCCGGTGGACATCGAGCCGGCCGGCGAGAATCGCTTCAAGCTCACGCACGGCGGGAAGACCTTCCTCGTGGACGCGCTGACGCTGGACCACGGCGCGGTGTCCATGCTGGTGGATGGCACCTCCTACAGCGTCGAGTTCGACGAGCAGGGCGACGAGGTGCTGGTGTCGGTGCGGGGACAGGTGAACCGCATCGACGTGGCGGACGAGCGGCGGCTGCGGCTGCGCGCGGCCACGGCGGGCTTCTCGGTGGAGGGCAAGCAGCTCATCTCGGCGCCCATGCCCGGCAAGGTGGTGAAGGTGCTGGTGAAGCAGGGCGACGAGGTGAAGGAAGGTCAGGGCCTGGTCGTCATCGAGGCCATGAAGATGGAGAACGAGCTGAAGAGCCCCAAGGCCGGCAAGGTGGTGGAGCTGCTGGCCAAGGAAGTCACCGCGGTGGAGATCAACGCGAAGCTCGTGGTGGTCGAGTAG
- the accC gene encoding acetyl-CoA carboxylase biotin carboxylase subunit, with protein sequence MAKIRKILVANRGEIAVRVMRTCKELGIATVAVYSEADRSALHVRTADQAFLVGPPPSRESYLVQERILEAAKKAGADAIHPGYGFLSENASFVRACEKAGITFIGPPASAMDAMGEKTRARQNMIKAGVPVVPGTAEPIATVEEARAYAEKIGVPVMLKAAGGGGGKGMRKVERMEEFESSWRAAKSEAMNAFGNDAVYIEKYLEKPHHVEIQVFADQYGNTIHLNERECSAQRRHQKVVEETPSPILTPELRAKMGEVAVKAAKAVGYVGAGTVEFLVDVHRNFYFLEMNTRLQVEHPVTEWVTGLDLVAWQIKVAEGEKLPYTEAPTPNGHSIEVRVYAEDPARNFMPSPGRINYLRVPGGPYLRDDSGVFPGYTVPNTYDPMISKLSVWAPTRREAIERARRALTEYVVKGITTNTRYLRAILSHPEFAGGDYDTSFLTREHETLLGKGEDPQLTEAALLASVVYAYQRDQKKAKTLTQAPSEGGKGGISAWRQASRRGR encoded by the coding sequence ATGGCCAAGATCCGCAAAATCCTCGTCGCCAATCGAGGCGAGATCGCCGTCCGGGTGATGCGCACCTGCAAGGAGCTCGGCATCGCCACGGTGGCGGTCTACTCCGAGGCGGACCGCTCCGCCCTGCATGTCCGTACCGCTGACCAGGCCTTCCTGGTGGGCCCCCCGCCCTCGCGCGAGAGCTACCTCGTGCAGGAGCGGATTCTGGAGGCCGCCAAGAAGGCGGGTGCGGACGCCATCCACCCCGGCTACGGCTTCCTCTCGGAGAACGCGTCCTTCGTGCGCGCGTGCGAGAAGGCCGGCATCACCTTCATCGGCCCGCCCGCCAGCGCCATGGACGCCATGGGCGAGAAGACGCGCGCCCGCCAGAACATGATCAAGGCCGGCGTGCCCGTCGTCCCCGGCACCGCCGAGCCCATCGCCACCGTCGAGGAGGCCCGGGCCTACGCCGAGAAGATTGGCGTGCCGGTGATGCTCAAGGCGGCCGGCGGCGGTGGCGGCAAGGGCATGCGCAAGGTGGAGCGGATGGAGGAGTTCGAGTCCTCCTGGCGCGCGGCCAAGAGCGAGGCGATGAACGCCTTCGGCAACGACGCCGTCTACATCGAGAAGTACCTCGAGAAGCCGCACCACGTGGAGATTCAGGTGTTCGCCGACCAGTACGGCAACACCATCCACCTCAACGAGCGCGAGTGCTCGGCGCAGCGCCGCCACCAGAAGGTGGTGGAGGAGACGCCCAGCCCCATCCTCACCCCGGAGCTGCGGGCGAAGATGGGCGAGGTGGCGGTGAAGGCCGCCAAGGCCGTGGGCTACGTGGGCGCGGGCACGGTGGAGTTCCTCGTGGACGTGCACCGCAACTTCTACTTCCTGGAGATGAACACCCGCCTCCAGGTGGAGCACCCGGTGACGGAGTGGGTGACGGGGCTGGACCTGGTGGCCTGGCAGATCAAGGTCGCCGAGGGCGAGAAGCTCCCGTACACCGAGGCGCCCACGCCCAACGGGCACTCCATCGAGGTGCGCGTGTACGCGGAGGATCCCGCGCGCAACTTCATGCCGAGCCCGGGCCGCATCAACTACCTGCGTGTGCCGGGAGGCCCGTACCTGCGCGACGACTCGGGCGTGTTCCCCGGGTACACGGTGCCCAACACGTATGATCCGATGATCTCCAAGCTGTCCGTGTGGGCTCCCACGCGGCGCGAGGCCATCGAGCGGGCCAGGCGCGCGCTGACCGAGTACGTGGTGAAGGGCATCACCACCAACACGCGCTACTTGAGGGCGATCCTCTCGCACCCGGAGTTCGCCGGGGGCGACTACGACACGAGCTTCCTCACGCGCGAGCACGAGACGCTGCTGGGCAAGGGCGAGGATCCGCAGCTGACGGAGGCCGCGCTGCTGGCGAGCGTGGTGTACGCGTACCAGCGGGATCAGAAGAAGGCGAAGACGCTGACCCAGGCGCCGTCCGAGGGCGGCAAGGGTGGCATCTCGGCGTGGCGGCAGGCGAGCCGCCGCGGGCGCTAA
- a CDS encoding acyl-CoA carboxylase subunit beta, giving the protein MDGTTEKDPLRARLQEMEKQAELGGGADRIAKQHEAGKLTARERIDLLLDPGSFTEMDKFVTHRSNDFGMGDKKILGDGVVTGYGTVEGRQIFVFAQDFTVFGGSLSGAYAQKICKIMDMAMRVGAPVIGLNDSGGARIQEGVESLAGYADIFLRNTLASGVVPQISLILGPCAGGAVYSPAITDFIMMVKDTSYMFITGPDVIKTVTHQEVTKEDLGGALAHNQKSGVAHFAAENEQAAILMTRELLSFLPSNNQEDPPVQPCDDDPFRADEGLKTVVPSNPNKPYDIKEIIRAVVDNKHFFEVQEHFAKNMVIGFARMNGKSVGIVANQPAVLAGVLDIDASVKAARFVRFCDCFNIPLLTLVDVPGFLPGTDQEWGGIITHGAKLLYAFAEATVPKITLITRKAYGGAYDVMASKHIRADINYAYPTAEIAVMGPEGAVNIIFHNELLKAKDANSERTRLVNEYREKFANPFKAAELGYIDEVIRPEETRAKVIRALEMLKNKRQENPPRKHGNIPL; this is encoded by the coding sequence ATGGACGGAACCACGGAAAAGGATCCCCTTCGCGCCCGGCTGCAGGAGATGGAGAAGCAGGCCGAGCTGGGCGGTGGCGCTGACCGCATCGCCAAGCAGCACGAGGCCGGCAAGCTCACCGCTCGCGAGCGCATCGATCTGCTGCTCGATCCCGGCTCCTTCACGGAGATGGACAAGTTCGTCACCCACCGCAGCAACGACTTCGGCATGGGTGACAAGAAGATCCTCGGCGACGGCGTCGTCACCGGCTACGGCACCGTCGAGGGCCGTCAGATCTTCGTCTTCGCCCAGGACTTCACCGTCTTCGGCGGCTCGCTCTCCGGCGCCTATGCCCAGAAGATCTGCAAGATCATGGACATGGCCATGCGCGTGGGCGCTCCCGTCATCGGCCTGAACGACTCGGGCGGCGCTCGCATCCAGGAGGGCGTCGAGAGCCTCGCCGGCTACGCCGACATCTTCCTGCGCAATACCCTCGCCTCCGGTGTGGTGCCCCAGATTTCGCTCATCCTGGGCCCGTGCGCGGGCGGCGCGGTGTACTCGCCGGCCATCACGGACTTCATCATGATGGTGAAGGACACCTCCTACATGTTCATCACCGGCCCGGACGTCATCAAGACGGTGACGCACCAGGAGGTGACCAAGGAGGACCTGGGCGGCGCGCTGGCGCACAACCAGAAGTCCGGCGTGGCGCACTTCGCCGCGGAGAACGAGCAGGCCGCCATCCTCATGACGCGCGAGCTGCTCTCCTTCCTCCCCTCCAACAACCAGGAGGACCCACCCGTCCAGCCGTGCGATGACGATCCGTTCCGCGCCGACGAGGGCCTCAAGACGGTTGTCCCCAGCAACCCGAACAAGCCCTACGACATCAAGGAGATCATCCGCGCGGTCGTGGACAACAAGCACTTCTTCGAGGTGCAGGAGCACTTCGCCAAGAACATGGTCATCGGCTTCGCCCGCATGAACGGCAAGTCGGTGGGCATCGTGGCCAACCAGCCGGCGGTGCTGGCGGGCGTGCTGGACATCGACGCGAGCGTGAAGGCGGCGCGCTTCGTGCGCTTCTGCGACTGCTTCAACATCCCCCTGCTCACCCTGGTGGACGTGCCCGGCTTCCTGCCCGGCACCGACCAGGAGTGGGGCGGCATCATCACCCACGGCGCCAAGCTGCTCTACGCCTTCGCCGAGGCCACCGTCCCCAAGATCACCCTCATCACCCGCAAGGCCTACGGCGGCGCCTACGACGTGATGGCCTCCAAGCACATCCGCGCGGACATCAACTACGCCTACCCCACGGCGGAGATCGCCGTCATGGGCCCCGAGGGCGCGGTCAACATCATCTTCCACAACGAGCTGCTCAAGGCCAAGGACGCCAACTCCGAGCGCACCCGGCTGGTGAACGAGTACCGCGAGAAGTTCGCCAACCCCTTCAAGGCGGCCGAGCTCGGCTACATCGACGAGGTCATCCGCCCCGAGGAGACGCGCGCCAAGGTCATCCGGGCCCTGGAGATGCTCAAGAACAAGCGCCAGGAGAACCCCCCGCGCAAGCACGGCAACATCCCGCTGTAA